One window from the genome of Rhodopseudomonas sp. P2A-2r encodes:
- a CDS encoding DUF2160 domain-containing protein, whose product MENIAWMAWTPPTAIFFALLAMTLGTMTWLAAVYPEAERVGILRIPTTRGDRLFVSLIVAAVVHLLWIGFVGTDPIATLPIGEEGLGISSLWLATLISLALAVGIFRTV is encoded by the coding sequence ATGGAAAACATCGCATGGATGGCTTGGACACCGCCGACCGCAATCTTCTTTGCGCTGCTGGCGATGACACTGGGCACGATGACCTGGCTCGCAGCGGTCTATCCCGAGGCTGAGCGCGTCGGCATTCTGAGGATTCCCACCACCCGCGGCGATCGCCTGTTCGTGTCGCTGATCGTGGCGGCGGTCGTCCATCTGCTGTGGATCGGCTTTGTCGGGACCGACCCGATCGCCACGCTTCCCATCGGGGAAGAGGGACTTGGGATTTCGAGCCTGTGGCTCGCGACACTGATTTCGCTGGCTCTGGCCGTCGGCATTTTCCGCACGGTCTGA
- the glpD gene encoding glycerol-3-phosphate dehydrogenase produces the protein MGQVFDLAIIGGGVNGCGIARDAVGRGNSVFLCEMNDLASGTSSWSTKLVHGGLRYLEYYEFRLVRHALMEREILWQIAPHIIRPLRFVLPHHSGLRPAWFLRLGLFLYDHIGGRKLLPPTRTLDLAHDGLGKPLAPGRFRRGFEYSDCFVDDARLVVLTARDAFDRGADIRTRTRATAVSQVDGIWQVTIEDTVSGERSTIRARALVNAGGPWVEKILASGAGVNAKAKVRLVQGSHIVVPKLYAHDRAYIFQNADGRIVFAIPYQDDFTLIGTTDLDYQGDPAQVKISADEISYLCTSVSEYLAKPVKPEDVVWTYSGVRPLYDDGANEAKAATRDYVFELDLPGGAPLLSIYGGKITTYRRLAEEALQKLAPWLKGTKAAEGWTATAPLPGGDFDVSAVDALIAELRRDYPFLTPGHADRLVHAYGTRAHKLLGQAASMADLGQDFGATLTEAEIRYLIENEWAVTADDIVWRRSKLGLRLSAAEVAALEGWLAARRDAPRPAERAARVQT, from the coding sequence GTGGGTCAGGTTTTCGACCTCGCTATTATCGGTGGCGGCGTCAACGGTTGCGGCATTGCCCGCGATGCTGTGGGCCGAGGCAATTCCGTTTTCCTTTGCGAAATGAATGATTTGGCCAGTGGCACCTCGTCCTGGTCGACCAAGCTCGTGCACGGCGGGCTGCGTTATCTGGAATATTATGAGTTCCGGCTGGTGCGCCACGCGCTGATGGAGCGCGAAATCCTCTGGCAGATCGCGCCGCACATCATTCGGCCGCTGCGTTTCGTGCTGCCGCACCATTCCGGGCTGCGGCCGGCCTGGTTTCTCCGGCTCGGCCTGTTTCTCTATGACCATATTGGCGGCCGCAAATTGCTGCCGCCGACCCGCACCCTCGACCTAGCCCATGACGGACTAGGCAAGCCGCTTGCGCCCGGCCGCTTCCGCCGGGGTTTTGAATATTCCGATTGCTTCGTCGACGATGCCCGTCTGGTGGTGCTGACCGCGCGCGACGCCTTCGACCGCGGCGCCGACATCCGCACCCGCACCCGCGCCACCGCGGTCAGTCAGGTCGACGGAATCTGGCAGGTCACCATCGAGGACACGGTCAGCGGAGAGCGCAGCACGATCCGCGCCCGCGCGCTGGTCAACGCAGGCGGTCCCTGGGTGGAGAAAATTCTGGCGTCAGGCGCCGGGGTCAACGCGAAGGCCAAGGTAAGGCTGGTGCAGGGCTCGCACATTGTGGTGCCCAAACTCTATGCCCACGACCGCGCCTACATCTTCCAGAACGCAGATGGTCGCATCGTCTTTGCGATCCCCTATCAGGATGACTTCACCCTGATCGGCACCACCGATCTGGACTATCAGGGCGACCCCGCCCAGGTGAAAATCTCCGCCGACGAGATCAGCTACCTCTGCACATCCGTCAGTGAATATCTGGCAAAGCCCGTCAAGCCGGAGGACGTGGTGTGGACCTATTCCGGCGTTCGCCCGCTCTATGACGACGGCGCCAACGAGGCCAAGGCGGCCACGCGCGACTACGTGTTCGAACTGGACCTGCCCGGCGGCGCGCCGCTGCTGTCGATCTATGGCGGCAAGATCACGACCTATCGCCGGCTCGCCGAAGAAGCGCTGCAGAAGCTGGCGCCCTGGTTGAAAGGCACCAAGGCGGCCGAAGGCTGGACCGCGACGGCGCCGCTGCCCGGCGGCGACTTCGATGTCTCCGCGGTGGACGCGCTGATCGCCGAGCTGCGACGCGACTATCCATTCCTGACACCGGGCCATGCCGACCGGCTCGTCCATGCCTATGGCACGCGCGCGCACAAATTGCTCGGGCAGGCGGCATCGATGGCGGACCTCGGCCAGGACTTCGGCGCCACATTGACGGAAGCCGAAATCAGATACTTGATAGAGAACGAGTGGGCGGTGACGGCGGACGACATCGTGTGGCGACGCTCCAAGCTGGGATTGCGTCTGTCGGCGGCGGAGGTCGCGGCGCTGGAGGGCTGGCTTGCCGCCCGACGTGACGCGCCTAGGCCTGCAGAGCGAGCAGCGAGAGTGCAGACATGA
- a CDS encoding acyl-CoA thioesterase produces the protein MSESSTKRAADPTTEPNGDLTIRTLAMPADTNANGDIFGGWLLSQMDIGGGIFASKTAKSRTVTVAIDAMNFRKAVFVGDVVSVHATLVRIGRTSITVHIEAWVLRRNESHSILVTDGHFTYVSIDDHGRPQTINRDGQPLSA, from the coding sequence ATGTCTGAGTCATCGACGAAGCGGGCGGCCGATCCGACGACGGAACCAAACGGCGATCTGACCATCCGAACGCTGGCCATGCCGGCCGACACCAACGCGAACGGCGACATCTTCGGCGGCTGGCTTCTCAGCCAGATGGATATCGGCGGCGGCATTTTCGCCTCCAAGACCGCGAAGTCGCGCACTGTGACCGTGGCCATCGACGCCATGAACTTTCGCAAGGCCGTGTTCGTCGGCGACGTTGTCTCCGTGCATGCCACACTGGTGCGGATCGGCAGGACGTCGATCACCGTGCATATCGAGGCATGGGTACTGAGGCGCAACGAGAGCCACTCGATCCTGGTGACCGACGGCCATTTTACTTACGTCTCGATCGACGATCACGGCCGGCCGCAGACCATCAACCGGGACGGCCAGCCGCTATCGGCCTGA
- a CDS encoding carbohydrate ABC transporter permease gives MHSIPGRRLILSLYLVFLLLPIYWLVNMSFKTNGEIVSTMTLWPHLPTLENYIRIFTDESWYSGYINSLKYVVINTIISISFALPAAYAFSRYRFLGDKHLFFWLLSNRMAPAAVYALPFFNLYSAIGLFDTPWAVALAHCLFNVPLAVWILEGFVSGVPREIDETAFLDGYSFPKFFVKILVPLIASGIGVAAFFCFMFSWVELLLARTLTSVNAKPIAAVMTRTVSAAGMDWGLLAAAGVLTIIPGALVIWFVRNYIARGFALGRV, from the coding sequence ATGCATTCAATCCCCGGCCGTCGCCTGATCCTGTCGCTGTACCTCGTCTTCCTGCTGCTGCCGATCTATTGGCTGGTCAATATGAGCTTCAAGACCAACGGCGAGATCGTCTCGACGATGACGCTGTGGCCGCATCTGCCGACGCTGGAAAACTACATCCGGATCTTTACCGACGAGAGCTGGTATTCCGGCTACATCAATTCGTTGAAATACGTGGTGATCAATACGATCATCTCCATTTCCTTCGCACTGCCCGCAGCCTATGCGTTCTCGCGCTATCGTTTCCTTGGCGACAAGCATCTGTTCTTCTGGCTGCTGTCCAACCGGATGGCTCCGGCTGCGGTCTATGCGTTGCCATTCTTCAATCTGTATTCTGCGATCGGCCTGTTCGATACGCCTTGGGCGGTGGCGCTGGCGCATTGCCTGTTCAACGTCCCGCTGGCGGTATGGATCCTGGAAGGTTTTGTCTCCGGCGTGCCGCGGGAGATCGACGAGACCGCGTTCCTCGACGGCTATTCATTTCCGAAGTTTTTCGTCAAGATCCTGGTGCCGCTGATCGCCTCGGGCATCGGCGTCGCCGCCTTTTTCTGCTTCATGTTCTCCTGGGTCGAACTGCTGCTGGCCCGTACGCTGACCTCGGTCAATGCCAAGCCGATCGCGGCGGTGATGACTCGTACAGTTTCTGCCGCCGGCATGGACTGGGGCCTGCTCGCTGCTGCGGGTGTGCTCACCATCATTCCGGGTGCGCTGGTGATCTGGTTTGTCCGCAATTATATCGCCCGCGGCTTTGCGCTGGGCCGGGTGTAG
- a CDS encoding ABC transporter ATP-binding protein, with translation MTITLDHVSRAVDGIPTIRDVSLTLERGALSVLLGPTLAGKTSIMRLLAGLDKPTQGRVLVDGKDVTGIDVRKRSVAMVYQQFINYPSLTVYENIASPLRVQGKPKAEIESRVREAAKLLKLEPYLDRTPLQLSGGQQQRTAIARALVKGADLVLLDEPLANLDYKLREELRTELPRIFEESGAIFVYATTEPSEALLLGGRTVCLWEGEVLQIGETSKVYRRPETLKVAEVFSDPPLNVVAIEKKNGTVQYAGGGQAPASGLYADLSDGAYRVGFRAHQLELANGIAGRHAFPATVTVTEITGSESFVHLKRDASNWVAVLQGVHEFAPGDVLDAVLDPDNLFIFDADGRLVAAPEAMRN, from the coding sequence ATGACCATCACCCTTGACCATGTCTCGCGCGCCGTGGATGGCATTCCCACCATCCGCGACGTCTCGTTGACGCTCGAAAGAGGCGCCCTGAGCGTCCTGCTCGGCCCCACGCTCGCCGGCAAGACATCGATCATGCGGCTGCTCGCCGGCCTGGACAAGCCGACGCAAGGCCGCGTCCTCGTCGATGGTAAGGACGTGACCGGCATTGACGTGCGCAAGCGCTCGGTGGCCATGGTCTATCAGCAATTCATCAACTACCCCTCGCTGACGGTGTACGAGAACATCGCCTCGCCGCTGCGCGTGCAGGGCAAGCCGAAGGCCGAAATCGAAAGCCGCGTGCGCGAGGCCGCGAAGCTTCTGAAGCTCGAGCCCTATCTCGATCGCACGCCGCTGCAGCTGTCCGGCGGCCAGCAGCAGCGCACCGCCATCGCCCGCGCCCTGGTCAAGGGCGCCGACCTCGTGTTGCTCGACGAGCCGCTGGCCAATCTCGACTACAAGCTGCGCGAGGAATTGCGTACTGAATTGCCGCGCATCTTCGAGGAATCCGGCGCGATATTTGTGTACGCCACGACGGAGCCGTCCGAGGCGCTGTTGCTCGGCGGCCGCACCGTGTGCCTGTGGGAGGGCGAGGTGCTGCAGATCGGCGAGACGTCGAAGGTCTATCGCCGTCCGGAGACCCTCAAGGTCGCCGAGGTGTTTTCCGATCCGCCGCTCAACGTGGTCGCCATCGAGAAGAAGAACGGCACGGTGCAGTATGCCGGCGGCGGGCAGGCGCCCGCCAGCGGGCTCTATGCGGACCTGAGCGACGGCGCCTACCGCGTCGGTTTCCGTGCGCACCAGCTGGAACTGGCCAACGGCATCGCCGGCCGCCACGCCTTTCCCGCCACTGTGACGGTGACCGAAATCACCGGCTCGGAAAGCTTCGTGCATCTGAAGCGCGACGCCTCCAACTGGGTGGCGGTGCTGCAGGGCGTGCACGAATTCGCGCCGGGTGATGTGCTCGACGCGGTGCTCGATCCCGACAATCTTTTCATTTTCGATGCCGACGGCCGACTGGTCGCGGCGCCAGAGGCGATGAGGAACTAG
- a CDS encoding ABC transporter ATP-binding protein, translated as MARIDLVDLAQSYGGPDAAPDSYALKPVSMTWRQGGAYALLGPSGCGKTTLLNLISGIVAPTRGQILFDGVDITPLSTQKRNIAQVFQFPVIYDTMTVGENLAFPLKNRGVPKPEIDKRVAEIAELLDLTPVLTRKATRLTADAKQKISLGRGLVRSDVAAVLFDEPLTVIDPALKWELRSKLKALHRALDLTMIYVTHDQTEALTFADTVVVMHDGRVVQAGTPEELFDRPAHTFVGYFIGSPGMNIVPARVEGREARIDGHTIALQRSYDRLPAGAKIEVGVRPEFVHVAAPGPGRLSATIERIDDLGRVRFARVRVGDVKFSARVPADFSISGSEAGLVFDPARVHIYADSRLVEGVV; from the coding sequence ATGGCCCGTATCGATCTGGTCGATCTCGCACAGTCCTATGGCGGCCCCGATGCCGCCCCGGATTCCTATGCGCTGAAGCCGGTCTCGATGACCTGGCGGCAGGGCGGCGCCTATGCGCTGCTCGGCCCTTCCGGCTGCGGCAAGACCACATTGCTCAATCTGATCTCCGGGATCGTCGCGCCGACACGCGGCCAGATCCTGTTCGACGGCGTCGATATTACGCCGCTGTCGACGCAGAAGCGCAACATCGCGCAGGTGTTCCAGTTTCCGGTCATCTACGACACCATGACGGTGGGAGAGAATTTGGCGTTTCCGCTGAAGAATCGCGGCGTGCCGAAGCCCGAAATCGACAAGCGCGTGGCCGAAATCGCGGAGCTGCTTGATCTTACGCCGGTTCTCACCCGCAAAGCCACACGGCTGACGGCCGATGCCAAGCAGAAGATTTCGCTCGGCCGCGGTCTGGTGCGGTCCGACGTTGCGGCGGTGCTGTTCGACGAGCCGCTGACGGTGATCGATCCGGCGCTGAAATGGGAGCTGCGCTCGAAGCTGAAGGCGCTGCACCGCGCGCTGGATCTCACGATGATCTATGTCACCCACGACCAGACCGAAGCGCTGACCTTCGCAGATACGGTGGTGGTGATGCATGACGGTCGCGTGGTGCAGGCCGGCACGCCGGAAGAACTGTTCGACCGGCCCGCGCATACGTTTGTCGGCTATTTCATCGGCTCTCCGGGCATGAACATCGTGCCCGCCCGCGTAGAGGGCCGCGAAGCCCGCATCGATGGCCACACGATCGCGCTGCAGCGCAGTTACGATCGCCTGCCGGCCGGCGCGAAGATCGAAGTGGGCGTGCGTCCGGAATTCGTCCATGTGGCGGCTCCGGGACCGGGGCGGCTTTCGGCGACCATCGAGCGGATCGACGATCTCGGCCGCGTGCGCTTTGCGCGGGTGCGGGTCGGCGATGTCAAGTTCTCGGCCCGGGTGCCGGCGGATTTTTCGATCTCCGGCAGCGAGGCGGGCCTGGTGTTCGATCCGGCGCGTGTTCACATCTATGCCGACAGCCGGCTGGTCGAGGGAGTCGTCTGA
- a CDS encoding DeoR/GlpR family DNA-binding transcription regulator: MTGLSHRQTEILNIARATGRVMVDDLVRRFEVSAQTIRKDLNDLCDQRSLTRIHGGAIIASGVENLAYEARRFVAAEEKRAIGIAAAAQIPNGSSLFINIGTTTEEVANALTAHEDLLVITNNLNVAMMLYRHPRIEVIVAGGTVRRSDGAVIGSTAIGLIGQFKVDYAIIGASAIDGEGALLDFDYREVQAAQAIMANARSIMLVADSTKLRRTAAVRIAHLSQIQTFVTDLALPAGLQAICQARGIQVIEALSGSTGEPDETGNDAPLRRKKQASSPKGGCFRFWL, from the coding sequence GTGACCGGACTCAGCCATCGCCAGACAGAAATTCTGAATATTGCCCGCGCCACCGGTCGGGTGATGGTGGACGATCTCGTCCGCCGCTTCGAGGTCTCGGCGCAAACGATTCGCAAGGATCTCAATGACCTCTGCGATCAGCGTTCGCTGACACGGATTCACGGCGGCGCGATCATTGCCTCCGGCGTGGAAAACCTCGCTTACGAAGCGCGCCGCTTTGTGGCCGCCGAGGAAAAGCGCGCGATCGGCATCGCCGCGGCGGCGCAGATTCCCAACGGCAGTTCGCTGTTCATCAACATCGGCACCACCACCGAAGAAGTCGCCAATGCGCTGACGGCGCATGAGGACCTGCTGGTGATTACCAACAACCTCAACGTGGCGATGATGCTGTATCGCCATCCGCGTATCGAGGTGATCGTTGCCGGCGGCACCGTCCGGCGCTCCGACGGCGCGGTGATCGGTTCCACCGCCATCGGTCTGATCGGGCAGTTCAAGGTCGATTATGCCATCATCGGCGCCTCGGCCATCGACGGGGAGGGCGCGCTGCTGGATTTCGACTACCGCGAGGTGCAGGCCGCGCAGGCGATCATGGCCAATGCCCGCAGCATCATGCTGGTCGCCGACTCCACCAAGCTGCGGCGTACCGCGGCGGTGCGCATTGCCCATCTCAGCCAGATCCAGACCTTTGTCACCGACTTAGCCCTGCCTGCCGGGCTGCAGGCGATCTGCCAGGCGCGTGGCATCCAGGTCATCGAAGCGCTGTCGGGCTCGACCGGGGAACCCGACGAAACCGGAAACGATGCTCCCCTGCGCAGGAAAAAGCAGGCTAGCTCTCCAAAAGGCGGTTGCTTTCGCTTTTGGTTGTGA
- a CDS encoding ABC transporter substrate-binding protein: MKHMTRQRSRVPTVRLMMTSAAALIAGSITLAAPALADDAAAQKWIDTEFQPSTLSKADQLKELQWFAKAAEPFKGMEINVVSETLTTHEYESKTLAKAFSELTGIKLKHDLIQEGDVVEKLQTQMQSGKNVYDGWINDSDLIGTHFRYGQTIALSDYMTGEGKDVTDPMLDVKDFIGTSFTTAPDKRMYQLPDQQFANLYWFRYDWFTNPDYKAKFKAKYGYDLGVPVNWSAYEDIAEFFTNDIKEINGVKVYGHMDYGKKDPSLGWRFTDAWLSMAGNGDKGLPNGLPVDEWGIRMEGCRPVGSSIERGGDTNGPAAVYSIVKYLDWMKKYAPPQAQGMTFSESGPVPAQGNVAQQMFWYTAFTADMVKPGLPVMNADGTPKWRMAPSPHGAYWKEGMKLGYQDVGSATLLKSTPADRRKAAWLYLQFITSKTVSLKKSHVGLTFIRESDIWDKSFTERAPKLGGLIEFYRSPARVQWSPTGNNIPDYPKLAQLWWQNIGDASSGAKTPQAAMDSLAAAQDSVLERLERSKVQGECGPKLNKKETAEYWYAKSAKDGNIAPQRKLANEKPKGETVDYDTLIKSWPATPPQKRASN; this comes from the coding sequence ATGAAACACATGACAAGACAACGCAGTCGTGTCCCCACGGTGCGCTTGATGATGACCAGCGCCGCCGCGCTGATCGCCGGATCGATCACGCTGGCAGCGCCGGCCCTCGCCGACGATGCCGCGGCGCAGAAGTGGATCGACACCGAGTTCCAGCCCTCGACGCTCTCCAAGGCCGATCAGCTGAAGGAACTGCAGTGGTTCGCGAAAGCCGCTGAGCCGTTCAAGGGCATGGAGATCAATGTCGTCTCCGAAACCCTGACGACGCATGAGTATGAATCCAAGACGCTGGCCAAGGCGTTCTCCGAGCTGACCGGCATCAAGCTCAAGCACGACCTGATCCAGGAAGGCGACGTGGTCGAGAAGCTGCAGACCCAGATGCAGTCCGGCAAGAATGTCTATGACGGCTGGATCAACGACTCCGATCTGATCGGCACGCATTTCCGCTACGGCCAGACCATCGCGCTGTCGGACTACATGACCGGCGAGGGCAAGGACGTCACCGATCCCATGCTCGACGTCAAGGATTTCATCGGCACGTCGTTCACCACCGCGCCCGACAAGAGGATGTATCAGCTGCCCGACCAGCAGTTCGCCAACCTTTACTGGTTCCGGTACGACTGGTTCACCAATCCCGACTACAAGGCCAAGTTCAAGGCCAAGTACGGCTACGATCTCGGCGTCCCCGTGAACTGGTCGGCCTATGAGGACATCGCCGAGTTCTTCACCAACGACATCAAGGAGATCAACGGCGTCAAGGTCTATGGCCACATGGACTACGGCAAGAAGGATCCCTCGCTCGGCTGGCGCTTCACCGACGCCTGGCTGTCGATGGCCGGCAACGGCGACAAGGGCCTGCCGAACGGCCTGCCGGTCGACGAATGGGGCATCCGCATGGAAGGCTGCCGTCCGGTCGGCTCGTCGATCGAGCGCGGCGGCGACACCAACGGTCCGGCGGCGGTCTATTCGATCGTCAAATATCTCGACTGGATGAAGAAATATGCCCCGCCGCAGGCGCAAGGCATGACTTTCTCGGAATCCGGTCCGGTGCCTGCCCAGGGCAACGTCGCCCAGCAGATGTTCTGGTACACTGCCTTCACCGCCGACATGGTCAAGCCCGGCCTGCCGGTGATGAATGCGGACGGCACGCCGAAGTGGCGGATGGCGCCGTCGCCACATGGTGCGTACTGGAAGGAAGGCATGAAGCTCGGCTATCAAGACGTCGGCTCGGCAACCCTGCTGAAGTCGACCCCGGCCGATCGCCGCAAGGCCGCCTGGCTGTATCTGCAGTTCATCACCTCGAAGACGGTGAGCCTGAAGAAGAGCCATGTCGGCCTCACCTTCATCCGTGAAAGCGACATCTGGGACAAGTCGTTCACCGAGCGCGCGCCCAAGCTCGGCGGTCTGATTGAATTCTACCGTTCGCCGGCCCGCGTGCAGTGGTCGCCGACCGGCAACAACATCCCGGACTATCCGAAGCTGGCGCAGCTGTGGTGGCAGAACATCGGCGATGCGTCGTCCGGTGCGAAGACGCCGCAGGCGGCGATGGACTCGCTGGCGGCAGCTCAGGACTCGGTGCTCGAGCGACTTGAGCGGTCCAAGGTTCAGGGCGAGTGCGGACCGAAGCTGAACAAGAAGGAGACGGCTGAGTACTGGTACGCGAAGTCTGCCAAGGACGGCAACATCGCGCCGCAGCGCAAGCTTGCCAACGAGAAGCCGAAGGGCGAGACGGTCGACTACGACACGCTGATCAAGTCATGGCCGGCCACCCCGCCGCAGAAGCGCGCGTCGAACTGA
- a CDS encoding carbohydrate ABC transporter permease, with product MDKTVNQKAWFLVLPVFLVVAFSAVLPLMTVVNYSIQDTFGNNQFFWNGAGWFKELLDPSSDLGGRFYASLWRNLAFSAIILAIEVPLGIVVALSMPREGWRVAACLVIMALPLLIPWNVVGTIWQIFGRPDIGLLGYTLNHVGMDYNYVSNEFDAWATVIVMDVWHWTSLIALLCYAGLKSIPDAYYQAAQIDGASRWAVFTAIQLPKLNRVLLIGVLLRFMDSFMIYTEPFVVTGGGPGNSTTFVSIELVKIALGQFDLGKAAALSLVYNLIILIVCWIFYTVMTNVGVDRGHREGAV from the coding sequence ATGGACAAGACCGTCAACCAGAAGGCCTGGTTCCTCGTGCTGCCGGTGTTTCTGGTGGTGGCGTTCTCCGCGGTGCTGCCGCTGATGACGGTGGTCAACTATTCGATCCAGGATACGTTCGGCAACAACCAGTTCTTCTGGAACGGCGCCGGCTGGTTCAAGGAGCTGCTCGATCCGAGCTCCGATCTCGGCGGGCGCTTCTATGCCTCGCTGTGGCGCAATCTGGCTTTCTCCGCGATTATCCTCGCCATCGAGGTGCCGCTCGGCATCGTCGTTGCGCTGTCGATGCCGCGCGAGGGCTGGCGGGTCGCCGCCTGCCTCGTGATCATGGCGCTGCCGCTGCTGATCCCGTGGAACGTGGTCGGCACCATCTGGCAGATCTTCGGCCGGCCGGACATCGGCCTGCTTGGCTATACGCTCAACCATGTGGGCATGGACTACAATTACGTCTCCAACGAGTTCGATGCCTGGGCCACGGTCATCGTGATGGACGTCTGGCACTGGACCAGCCTGATCGCACTGCTGTGCTATGCCGGTCTGAAGTCGATCCCCGATGCCTATTATCAGGCGGCGCAGATCGACGGCGCCTCGCGCTGGGCCGTGTTTACTGCGATCCAACTGCCGAAACTGAACCGCGTGTTGCTGATCGGTGTGTTGCTGCGCTTCATGGACAGTTTCATGATCTACACCGAACCGTTCGTCGTGACCGGAGGTGGCCCGGGCAACTCGACCACCTTCGTCTCCATCGAACTGGTCAAGATCGCGCTCGGGCAGTTCGATCTCGGCAAGGCCGCGGCGCTGTCGCTGGTCTATAATCTGATCATCCTGATCGTCTGCTGGATTTTCTACACCGTGATGACCAATGTCGGGGTCGATCGCGGTCACCGAGAAGGAGCGGTCTGA